The Amycolatopsis sp. QT-25 genomic sequence GCGACCCGCGCGCGTTCAGTGAACTGGTCCAGCGACATCGAGACCGCATGTGGGCGGTGGCCCTGCGCACCTTGCGGGATCCGGAAGAAGCCGCGGACGCCCTGCAGGACGCGTTCATCTCCGCGTTCCGAGCAGCGGGCAATTTCAGAGCAGAATCGCAGGTGACGACGTGGTTGCACCGCATCGTCGTCAACGCCTGCCTCGACCGCATCCGGCGGGGCAAGGCCAGGCCGACCGTTCCGCTGCCCGAGACCGGGCAGTTCAACGAACCCGCCTCCCCGCGGGACTCGATGTCCGAGCGTGAGACGAGCCTCGTCGTCAAGGAAGCTCTCGACCAGCTCCCCGAAGAGCAACGTGCCCCGATCGTGTTGGTCGACGTGGAGGGATACTCCGTGGCCGAGACGGCGAAGATGCTCGGTATCGCGGAAGGCACGGTCAAGAGCAGATGTGCCCGAGGTCGCGGAAAGCTCGCGAAGGTTCTCGGACATCTACGGAACCCCGATGCGATTGCGAACGTCCCAACTCACGAAAGCAAACGAGAGCGCGCTACCCCGCAACGGGGTGCCAGGCGTCCTCAGGGCACGCCGGGTGACGGGGAGGGACGATGACAGACGAGAGCAGGGGGATCGGTGGGACCGTCGGTCCGCCGTGGTCTGTCGATGTGCTCGCCGACCTGCACGCGGGTGTGCTGGACGAGCGAGAGGCGGCCGAACTGTGGCCGCTGGTGAACGCCGACCCCGCAGCATCGGCGATCATCGAAGCACTTGAAGCGACCACAGCCGACCTCGCGGAACTCGCGAACGAGCCGGTCGCTCCGATGCCCGCGGAGTTCGCGGCCCGGCTCGACGCCGCGCTGGCCGCCGAGATGCGAGTGTCGCCTGCGTTTCAAGGCGCATTTGAAGGGCCGCGGGAACAGGCCGCCCCGGTGGTGGACCTCGCGGCCGCACGGCGGCGGCGGAACAAGCGGATCGGCTGGGGCGCCGGGATAGCGACCGTGGCCGCGGCGGCCATCGCCGCCGTCGCGATCGTCGTGCCCACCACGCAGCAGTCGACACCGGGCGGCGTCGCGCAGCCACCTCCAACCCCCACCGGCCCTTCGGTCGGCGGAGACGGCGGAGGAGCCGAAGCGCTCGTCGGCAAGGCGATCGGCGTGCGCGACTTCGGCTCGCTGAAGACCGAAGAGCGGCTCGACGCCTGTGTCGCCGCGGCCGGTATGGACGCGGACGTCCGGCCGGAGGGCATCCGGCCGGTGAACGTCGCGGGCAAGGACGGTGTGATGGCGATCTACACCACAGGCAAACTCGCCCAGTTCCGCATCGTCGCCTTCGGGGCCGATTGCGGCCCTGGCAACCCGGCGATCCTGTTCGACAAAATCATCGGACAGAAGTAGCCGACCGAAACCTCACTGATCCCTTGCTCCCCACCAGCCCCAGTTCAGGGGGAGCGAGGGACCTTTGCTGTCGCGCCGGCTTTCTAGCGGCGCTAGAGGTCGGATCTCCGCCGGTGCACACGGCGGGAGAAAGTAGCGCCGGTCACCACGGGAACACCGGCCCCTACGATCGTGTTGAGCCTGGTGAACAGGTCACTACGAGCGGAGGTCACGGGTGGCTGCCGAGGAGATCAGGAATCTGATCATTGTGGGATCGGGTCCTGCGGGTTACACCGCCGCTGTCTACGCGGCACGAGCGCAGCTCGAACCGCTGGTGTTCGAGGGCACCCAGTTCGGCGGTGCGTTGATGACGACGACGGAGGTCGAGAACTTCCCCGGCTTCCGCGAAGGCATCCAGGGCCCCGACCTCATGGAAGAGATGCGCGAGCAGGCCAAGCGTTTCGGCGCCGATCTGCGCCAGGAGGACGTCGAGTCCGTCGAGCTGACCGGGGACGTCAAGTACGTCGTCGCGAACGGCAACCGCTACGCGGCCCGCGCGGTCGTGCTCTCGATGGGCGCCGCGGCCCGCTACCTGAACGTGCCCGGCGAGCAGGAGCTGCTCGGCCGCGGTGTTTCGGCCTGCGCCACCTGCGACGGCTTCTTCTTCCGTGACCACGACATCGTGGTCGCCGGCGGCGGCGACTCCGCGATGGAGGAGGCGACCTTCCTGACGAAGTTCGCCAAGTCCGTCACGATCGTCCACCGTCGTGAGGAGTTCCGCGCCTCCAAGATCATGCTGGAGCGTGCCCGCGAGAACGAGAAGATCAAGTGGGCGCTCAACAAGCAGATCACCGGGGTCGAGGGTGAAGGCAAGGTCGAGGGCCTCAAGCTCAAGGACACGGTGACCGGCGAGGAGTCGAAGCTGGACGTCACCGGGTTCTTCGTCGCGATCGGTCACGATCCGCGCAGCGAACTGGTGCGCGGTCAGGTGGACCTCGACGAGGACGGTTACGTGCTCACCCAGGGCCGGACCTCGTACACGAACCTTCCCGGTGTCTTCGCGGCGGGCGACCTGGTCGACCGCACGTACCGGCAGGCGATCACCGCCGCGGGCTCGGGCTGCGCCGCGGCGATCGACGCGGAACGATGGCTCGCGGAGCACGCCGGCGTCGAGACCGCCCAGGAAACCCCTGAGCTGGTCGGCGGCGGCTACGGCGCCACCATCAACTGACTTTGCCCGCACCGGAGTTTCACCACCCAGAAGGAGACACCATGGCCAACACCGTGACGGTGACCGACAAGACGTTCGTCGACGACGTGCTGACGAGCGAGAAGCCCGTGCTGGTCGACTTCTGGGCCACCTGGTGCGGTCCGTGCAAGATGGTCGCCCCGGTGCTCGAGGAGATCGCCGCGGAGAACGGCGAGAAGCTGACCATCGCGAAGCTCGACATCGACGCCAACCCGAACACTGCGCGTGACTACCAGGTGATGTCGATCCCGACGCTGATCCTGTTCCAGGGCGGCAAGCCGGTGAAGCAGATCGTCGGCGCCAAGCCGAAGGCCGCGCTGCTGTCGGATCTCGCCGACGTCCTCTGATCTCGCGTTTCACCTGCCGAAACCCGGGGCCTGCCCAGGCTCCGGGTTTCGTCGTTCGGCAGACGGGGTAAATCACATCGTTACGGGAACGCCGGGACGCGTTCCACGAACGGCCGCTTGACGGACCGACCGGGCCTCCGCGCTCACCGAGAGTTCACAGGGCACAATAGAGCACCGGGGTTCGCCCCGCAGGGTTTTCACAGTCGCGCATCGAGCTCGATCGGTGCCCCAAAGGGAAGAGCGAGGAGTGCATGCGGGTACTCCGCCGCGGTGACGCCGGACCGGACGTCGCCGAGATCAGGTCCACGCTGGCGGCGATGGAGCTGCTCCCGCCGGTGACCGAATCCGGGGAGTACGAGGTTTTCGACACGGCGATGGAACATGCCGTGCGGGCGTTCCAGCAGCGCCGTGGGCTCATCACCGACGGTCTGGTGGGTCCGGCGACCTACCAAGCGCTTCGCGGCGCCGGCTTCCACCTCGGCAGCCGCCCGTTGACCTACATGTTCTCCGCCCCCATGCAGGGCGACGACGTCTTCGCGCTGCAAGAGCGGCTGACCGAACTCGGTTTCGACGCCGGCCGCCCGGACGGGCACTTCGGCCCCCAGACCGAACGCGCGCTCAAGACCTTCCAGCGGGACATGCGCCTGGTGGCCGACGGCATGTGCGGCCCGGCCACGATCCGCGAACTGCACCGGCTCTCCTCGCCGCGGGCCCGCGGCGGCCGCCCCGTCTTCCTGCGCGAGCAGGAGCAGGTGCGGCAGGCGGGCCCTCGGCTGCGCGGCAAGCGCATCGTGATCGACCCCGGCCACGGCGGCGAGGACCTCGGTGTGGTGGCGAGCGGTCTGCGTGAGGCGGACATCGCCTGGGATCTCGCCCGGCGGCTCGAAGGCCGCATGCAGGCCACGGGCATGGAGGCGCTGATCTCGCGTGGCCCTAACCAGAGCCCGACCGAGGGCGAGCGGGCGAAGTTCGCGAACGAGGCGGGCGCGGACCTGTTCCTTTCGCTGCACAACGACAAGAACCCCTCGCCCAAGGCACAGGGGGTCGCGAGCTTCCACTTCGGTACCGGCAACGGCACCACGTCGACCGTCGGTGAGCTGCTGGCGGGCTTCATCCAGCGCGAACTGGCCGCCCGCACCGGCATGCTCGACTGCCGCACGCATTACAAGACCTGGGAGATCTTCACCCGCACCCGCTGCCCCGCCGTGCGGATCGAGATCGGCTACCTGACCAACCCCGAAGACAGCCGCAAACTGGCGGACCCGGCCTTCCGCGACGTCGTCGCCGAAGGCATCCTGGTCGCCGTGAAGCGGCTGTACCTTCTCGGTGAAGGGGACCAGCCGACAGGCACCTTCACCTTCGCCGACGTCCTGGCCCACGAACTCGCCAAAGCGGAGTAGCCAGTCCTCCACACCCGCACGACCCGCTGCCGGCAGCCTCGACACAACCGGTTGTGTCCCCTGCCGCCGGACCACGCCACCCCTAGCCCCACCCCGCGCGCAGCCCCCGCCCTTCCCGGGGGGCGTCCCCAGGTCCAGCCTACCCATCCACAGATTTTCCACCGCTCCTATCAGCGGTCTGTGGATAACTCGGCGGGTTACCCACAGCTGTCCCCAGGGTGGGGGATGGCTGCTGCGCACATCCGGAAACTCTGCTAAAGCGGCTCACTCAGGCGCTGGGAACAGCAAGACCACCGTCCAGGAAGACGGTGGAGTCAGGCGCGACCCATGCTCGGCTCGGCCGTCGTGATGGAGACCTGGCCGAGCAGCCGTTCGAGGGCCGCTTCCACGTCTTCCTTCCACGAGATCGCCGACCGCAGTTCCAGTCGCAGCCGCGGCCACCGCGGATGCGGCCGTACGGTCTTGAAGCCGACACTCTGCAGGAACGCGGCGGGCAGCACGCAGCTGTGCCCGCCGTCCGGATCGGCCTCTTCGGGCTTGGCGTCACCGAAGGCCTCGATCGCGCGGACTCCACGTTTGGTCAGATCCTTCGCGACGGCCTGCACCAGCATCCGGCCGAGTCCGCCACCTCGGAACTCGGGAAGGATCTGGAAGGCGGTCAGCAGAACCGCGTCCGGGCCGGGCGGAGAAGTGGGGAAAGCCTGCGAACGCGGCACGGCGTTCGGCGGGGCGTAAAGCACGAAACCGACGGGCAAGGTGTCGCTGTAGACGATCCGGCCGCAGGAACCCCACTCCAGCAGCACGCTGGAAACCCAGGCTTCCTTTTCGACCTCCGTCGCGCCGTATTCCTCGGCCTGCGCCTTCATGTGCGGCGCCAGCTCCCAGTACACGCAACGGCGGCAGCTCTTGGGCAGATGCTCGAGGTTGTCCAGGGTTACGCCCACGACGCGACGCGACACCGACAACCTCCCTGAACGACGACACCCGACGCAGCCCTGTCCCGAGCAGGACTCACTGACGGGGACCTGACCGAGGATAGGCCGATGTGATGAACACCGGAAGGCCAGGGCCCCTCAAGGGAGGGTGGTTACACTCGATGGAACTACCAGTCGGTAGCGACTATGTCCACTTCGAAGCACGGTGAAGCGCCTGATGACCGAGAATCGCCCTGTCCGGCCGGAGTCCGGCCGACACAACCTCGACCCTCATCTCGACCGCTACGCCGCGCGTACGGCCGGGATGACTGCCTCCGAGATCAGGGCCCTGTTCGCGGTCGCCAGTCGCCCCGAGGTGGTGTCGCTCGCCGGCGGGATGCCGAACCTCGCCGCGCTCCCGTTGGACACGTTGTCCGCGCAGGTCGGCGAACTCATCGCCGAAGAGGGCTTGGTCGCGCTCCAGTACGGGTCCGCGCACGGCGTTCCGTCGCTGCGCGAGCAGATCTGCGAGATCATGGCCCTCGAAGGCATCAAGGCCCATCCGGACGACGTCGTCGTGACGGTCGGCTCCCAGATGGGGCTCGACATGGTCACCCGGCTGTTCTGCGATCCGGGTGACGTCATCATCGCCGAGGGTCCCTCGTACGTGGGCGCGCTCGGCTCTTTCGCCGCGTATCAGGCGAACGTCGTCCACGTCGCGATGGACGACCACGGCCTGGTCCCCGAGGGGCTGCGTGCCGCGCTCGCGGAGACCCGGAAGGCGGGCCGCCGGGTCAAGTTCCTCTACACGATCCCCAACTTCCACAACCCCGGTGGCGTCACGCTGGCCGTCGAGCGACGTGCCGAAATCGTGGAGATCTGCCGCGAGAACGATATCCTCGTCGTCGAAGACAACCCTTATGGTTTGCTCGGCTTCAGCGGTCAGACGTACCCGGCGCTCCGTTCGATCGACCCCGACAACGTCGTGTATTTGGGCTCGTTCTCGAAGACCTTCGCTTCCGGCCTGCGGGTCGGCTGGGTGCTCGCGCCGCACGCCGTCCGGGAGAAACTCGTACTCGCGGCCGAGTCCGCGACGCTTTGTCCGCCCACGCTCAACCAGTTGATCGTGTCGCGATACCTCGCAACCCATGACTGGATGGGTCAGATCAAGACCTTCCGCGAGAACTACCGGGAGCGCCGGGACGCGATCCTGTCCGCGCTCGATCAGCACATGCCCGCCGGGTGCAGCTGGACCAAACCCGACGGCGGGTTCTACGTCTGGATGACCGTCCCCGAAGGCGTGGACACGAAGGCGATGCTGCCGCGAGCCGTCACGGCCCGGGTCGCGTACGCCTCCGGAACGGGTTTCTACGCCGACGGATTCGGCAGCAGGCAACTACGCCTTTCCTACTGCTACCCGACACCCGAGCGGATCCGCGAAGGCGTCCGGCGCCTCGCCGCCGTGCTCGAGTCCGAAATGGACTTGGCGCGTACCTTCGGTAACGTGAGCCCACGCTCGATCTCGGGGCCGCAGAACCCCTCTCCGGACACGGTCTGATCGGCCGGACGTCCCCAAGCACAAAAGGAGTCCTCGGTGGTCGACCGCACCGTTGCCGTACTCGCAGGCGGACTTTCCCACGAACGCGACGTCTCTCTCCGCTCCGGGCGCCGGCTTTCGGTCGCGTTGCGGGCCGAAGGGCTCATCGTCGAAGAGTGGGACACCGACGCGGGCCTGCTCGAACGCCTTCGCACCCGACGCCCCGATGCGGCCATCGTCGCCCTTCACGGCGGTGAAGGGGAGAACGGCGCGGTGCAGACGGTGCTGGAGATGCTCGACGTACCGTATGTCGGCACCAGTTCGCCGGGCTGCCGCCGTGCGTGGGACAAGCCGACGGCCAAGGCGCTCGTC encodes the following:
- the sigM gene encoding RNA polymerase sigma factor SigM codes for the protein MTAAAPTDADLIAAHAAGDPRAFSELVQRHRDRMWAVALRTLRDPEEAADALQDAFISAFRAAGNFRAESQVTTWLHRIVVNACLDRIRRGKARPTVPLPETGQFNEPASPRDSMSERETSLVVKEALDQLPEEQRAPIVLVDVEGYSVAETAKMLGIAEGTVKSRCARGRGKLAKVLGHLRNPDAIANVPTHESKRERATPQRGARRPQGTPGDGEGR
- the trxB gene encoding thioredoxin-disulfide reductase, translating into MAAEEIRNLIIVGSGPAGYTAAVYAARAQLEPLVFEGTQFGGALMTTTEVENFPGFREGIQGPDLMEEMREQAKRFGADLRQEDVESVELTGDVKYVVANGNRYAARAVVLSMGAAARYLNVPGEQELLGRGVSACATCDGFFFRDHDIVVAGGGDSAMEEATFLTKFAKSVTIVHRREEFRASKIMLERARENEKIKWALNKQITGVEGEGKVEGLKLKDTVTGEESKLDVTGFFVAIGHDPRSELVRGQVDLDEDGYVLTQGRTSYTNLPGVFAAGDLVDRTYRQAITAAGSGCAAAIDAERWLAEHAGVETAQETPELVGGGYGATIN
- the trxA gene encoding thioredoxin; translated protein: MANTVTVTDKTFVDDVLTSEKPVLVDFWATWCGPCKMVAPVLEEIAAENGEKLTIAKLDIDANPNTARDYQVMSIPTLILFQGGKPVKQIVGAKPKAALLSDLADVL
- a CDS encoding N-acetylmuramoyl-L-alanine amidase, with amino-acid sequence MRVLRRGDAGPDVAEIRSTLAAMELLPPVTESGEYEVFDTAMEHAVRAFQQRRGLITDGLVGPATYQALRGAGFHLGSRPLTYMFSAPMQGDDVFALQERLTELGFDAGRPDGHFGPQTERALKTFQRDMRLVADGMCGPATIRELHRLSSPRARGGRPVFLREQEQVRQAGPRLRGKRIVIDPGHGGEDLGVVASGLREADIAWDLARRLEGRMQATGMEALISRGPNQSPTEGERAKFANEAGADLFLSLHNDKNPSPKAQGVASFHFGTGNGTTSTVGELLAGFIQRELAARTGMLDCRTHYKTWEIFTRTRCPAVRIEIGYLTNPEDSRKLADPAFRDVVAEGILVAVKRLYLLGEGDQPTGTFTFADVLAHELAKAE
- a CDS encoding GNAT family N-acetyltransferase, whose product is MSRRVVGVTLDNLEHLPKSCRRCVYWELAPHMKAQAEEYGATEVEKEAWVSSVLLEWGSCGRIVYSDTLPVGFVLYAPPNAVPRSQAFPTSPPGPDAVLLTAFQILPEFRGGGLGRMLVQAVAKDLTKRGVRAIEAFGDAKPEEADPDGGHSCVLPAAFLQSVGFKTVRPHPRWPRLRLELRSAISWKEDVEAALERLLGQVSITTAEPSMGRA
- a CDS encoding PLP-dependent aminotransferase family protein; its protein translation is MTENRPVRPESGRHNLDPHLDRYAARTAGMTASEIRALFAVASRPEVVSLAGGMPNLAALPLDTLSAQVGELIAEEGLVALQYGSAHGVPSLREQICEIMALEGIKAHPDDVVVTVGSQMGLDMVTRLFCDPGDVIIAEGPSYVGALGSFAAYQANVVHVAMDDHGLVPEGLRAALAETRKAGRRVKFLYTIPNFHNPGGVTLAVERRAEIVEICRENDILVVEDNPYGLLGFSGQTYPALRSIDPDNVVYLGSFSKTFASGLRVGWVLAPHAVREKLVLAAESATLCPPTLNQLIVSRYLATHDWMGQIKTFRENYRERRDAILSALDQHMPAGCSWTKPDGGFYVWMTVPEGVDTKAMLPRAVTARVAYASGTGFYADGFGSRQLRLSYCYPTPERIREGVRRLAAVLESEMDLARTFGNVSPRSISGPQNPSPDTV